Proteins found in one Pontibacter sp. SGAir0037 genomic segment:
- a CDS encoding family 20 glycosylhydrolase encodes MKRLSFLFCLIAQLAVAQQISIIPKPASIQAGSGHFTVTNKTAIALQNEADRKAAEFLNDYLQEIYGFKLNVTSKKVKNSITLSTSKTAKENGQDAYTLQATPQGITIAGTTPAGTFYGVQSLIQMLPTERSTSLDIPAVSIQDAPRFAYRGMHLDVGRHMFPVAFVKKYIDYIALHKMNYFHWHLTEDQGWRIEIKKYPQLTQVGAFRNGTIIGRYPGSGNDNKRYGGFYTQEEVKEVVKYAADRHITVIPEIEMPGHSEAALTSYPWLGCEGTGPYQVQQTWGIFDNVYCAGKETTFTFLQDVLDEVIALFPSKYIHVGGDESPKGNWKKCPLCQKRIQDEKLADEHELQSYFIQRMEKYINSKGRTIIGWDEILEGGLAPNAIVMSWRGEAGGIEAAKQNHYVIMTPGSHVYLDHSQSQREDSVTIGGFTTVEKTYSYNPVPKELNADQAKYILGAQANVWTEYMKNSDKVEYMLFPRMSALSEVLWTAPEKKDWNDFENRLQTQFKRYDLWGTKYSKAYYDIDASVLPTADHNGVTLKMNAKQNLGKLMYSLQSQPAKEYTEPIKLNQSAKVTGLYYKDNQLIDSLTLSLKVNKATGKKVTLSEQPSDYFPGNGAFTLVDGLLNEKGGRTQESIGHHGMDVDATIDLGNPQQINQVVVHALNAGGTYVYPPKAIEVYGSSDGKSYSLLGKTEQPSQVKGSKAIMQVNFSPASAKFVKVTVRNMQAVPEGMQGAGEKTWVFLDEIEIH; translated from the coding sequence ATGAAACGGTTATCTTTTCTCTTTTGCCTGATCGCTCAGCTCGCAGTAGCGCAGCAGATAAGCATCATACCCAAACCTGCCAGTATACAGGCAGGCAGCGGCCATTTTACTGTTACGAATAAAACGGCTATCGCCCTGCAAAACGAAGCGGACAGAAAAGCCGCCGAATTCTTAAACGATTACCTACAGGAGATCTATGGCTTTAAATTGAACGTAACTTCTAAAAAGGTTAAGAACAGCATTACCCTCTCCACCTCCAAAACTGCCAAAGAAAACGGACAGGATGCTTATACCTTACAAGCTACACCACAGGGTATAACCATTGCAGGCACTACGCCAGCAGGCACTTTTTATGGTGTACAGTCGCTTATTCAGATGCTCCCTACCGAAAGAAGTACTTCACTGGATATTCCGGCTGTTTCGATACAGGATGCGCCTCGTTTCGCTTACAGGGGAATGCACCTGGACGTAGGCCGCCATATGTTTCCGGTAGCTTTTGTCAAAAAATACATCGATTACATTGCACTGCATAAGATGAACTATTTTCACTGGCACCTCACTGAGGATCAGGGCTGGCGCATAGAGATAAAAAAGTATCCTCAGCTAACACAGGTAGGCGCTTTCAGAAACGGTACCATTATTGGCCGATACCCAGGCTCAGGCAACGACAACAAACGCTATGGAGGTTTCTATACCCAGGAGGAGGTAAAGGAGGTAGTAAAATACGCTGCCGACCGCCACATAACAGTTATTCCTGAAATTGAGATGCCCGGCCATTCTGAAGCAGCGCTTACCTCCTACCCCTGGCTAGGCTGCGAAGGCACCGGTCCTTACCAGGTACAGCAGACCTGGGGCATTTTCGACAACGTATATTGCGCCGGAAAAGAAACCACTTTTACGTTTCTGCAGGATGTTCTGGATGAAGTAATAGCCCTGTTTCCGTCCAAATACATACACGTGGGTGGCGACGAGAGCCCTAAGGGGAACTGGAAAAAATGCCCGCTTTGCCAGAAAAGAATTCAGGATGAAAAACTGGCAGATGAACATGAGCTGCAGAGCTATTTTATTCAGCGCATGGAGAAGTATATCAACAGCAAGGGCAGAACCATTATCGGTTGGGATGAGATACTGGAAGGCGGATTAGCTCCCAATGCCATTGTTATGAGCTGGCGGGGAGAGGCAGGAGGCATTGAGGCAGCCAAACAAAACCACTATGTTATTATGACACCAGGCAGCCATGTATACTTAGACCACTCTCAGAGCCAGCGCGAAGATTCTGTGACCATAGGAGGCTTTACCACTGTTGAAAAAACGTACAGCTACAACCCTGTGCCGAAAGAGCTGAATGCCGATCAGGCAAAATACATACTTGGAGCCCAGGCCAACGTCTGGACCGAGTACATGAAAAATTCAGACAAAGTGGAGTATATGCTCTTCCCGCGCATGAGTGCTTTAAGCGAAGTACTCTGGACGGCACCAGAGAAAAAGGACTGGAACGATTTCGAGAACAGATTACAGACACAGTTCAAACGCTACGACCTCTGGGGCACAAAGTATAGTAAGGCTTATTATGATATTGATGCCAGTGTACTACCTACAGCCGATCATAATGGTGTTACTTTAAAAATGAATGCCAAACAAAACCTGGGCAAACTAATGTACAGCCTCCAGAGCCAGCCAGCGAAAGAGTATACAGAGCCAATCAAACTGAACCAATCGGCAAAAGTAACCGGGCTCTATTATAAAGACAACCAATTGATTGACTCTCTCACACTCAGCTTAAAAGTAAACAAGGCGACCGGGAAGAAAGTAACGCTCAGCGAGCAGCCTTCGGACTATTTTCCTGGGAATGGAGCCTTTACACTGGTAGACGGCCTTCTCAACGAAAAAGGAGGCCGCACACAGGAATCGATCGGGCACCACGGCATGGATGTAGACGCTACCATCGACTTAGGAAATCCACAGCAAATAAACCAGGTAGTGGTACATGCATTAAATGCTGGCGGCACCTATGTATACCCACCTAAAGCAATAGAAGTGTATGGCTCTTCCGATGGCAAAAGTTATAGCTTACTGGGCAAAACAGAGCAGCCATCTCAGGTAAAAGGATCGAAAGCTATTATGCAGGTAAACTTTTCTCCTGCATCGGCAAAATTCGTAAAAGTAACGGTGCGGAACATGCAGGCCGTGCCGGAGGGCATGCAGGGAGCCGGAGAAAAAACCTGGGTGTTTTTGGATGAGATAGAAATACATTAA
- a CDS encoding TonB-dependent receptor, whose product MLVGSCQIAFGQDLAYVGKSADDAFKKSPFSTNAGANSSGSSKAVQNNTVTGRVLDENGDGMPGVTVLVKGTSNGVTTNSEGRYSISAPPGGTLVVSFIGYQRQEVPINNRSTVNINLALDAQVLDEVVVTGYTTEKKRDIIGSVSVVKPTELLQTPAANLQSQLQGRAAGVTVSGNGQPGATAKVRIRGFASFGNNDPLYVIDGVPTENPSALNPQDVESVQVLKDATSASIYGSRAANGVVIVTTKRGKAGTSSISVDSYTGVQVIPKSSMPKMISTEQYGQYLWTAARNGGTPFGVADDEGNVRGSRIYGNGLSPVVPGYLIVSPGFSGGVPAGDPRANPNLYNIGPGGFYQIIQTSPGTNWFDEITRAAVIQSHQISASGGSEKGTYSLGVNYFNQEGTIIHTGYDRASVRANTTFNPVNRVRVGENLQVTYETRQGGGEAGEGGAWAQAYRMMPYLPVYDINGGFAGNGVGESGNGSSPVANLYRGKDNQNNGFKIFGNAFAEVDILDGLTARSSFGIDYNNNYNNNYVAITYERSENQTEDSFTENYGYLNTWTWTNTLNYNKTLGENHNIKVLAGVEAVKSTGRGITGRNTNYDFGVDPEFRSIQTGTGTITASTYNLGRSSLYSLFGRIDYGFRDKYLFNATVRRDASSKFGPEARVGVFPAVGAAWRISDEAFMQGLSFLSELKIRGGWGQMGSQRNLDANNQFSTFFSQPGASWYPINGQNNSATVGYRQQRLGNTSTKWETTETTNLGIDASFFNGRFNVTLEGYNVVTKDLLMEQVRNGLMPDITMPRINIGEMRNRGFDLTLGTTGNFASDFRYDASLNFTHYTNELTRMAESGAIIYRSTNSNRLNNIIAIQEGYPISSFYGYQIDGIYQNQAEVDAGPITDNKWVGSWRIKDINNDGRIDDNDRAVIGNPIPKFQMGSNLSLAYKNFDISTFLFWNYGNDLYNFTKWYTDLRGFVGGVSTRVLENSWSETNRGGTLPIISNADNYSSTISTDYYVEKGSYLRMRTLQLGYTLPTAVANKIHLNNLRVYLQGQNLFTVTNYTGADPDISIVGDNNSTADDQFMGVDQANYPNSRQFIFGINFGF is encoded by the coding sequence ATGCTGGTGGGATCTTGCCAAATTGCTTTTGGACAAGATCTGGCTTACGTGGGAAAAAGTGCTGATGATGCTTTTAAGAAAAGCCCATTCAGTACTAACGCTGGGGCAAATTCTTCAGGAAGCTCCAAGGCTGTTCAGAATAACACGGTAACAGGCCGGGTGCTCGACGAGAATGGCGACGGTATGCCAGGCGTAACGGTGCTTGTAAAAGGTACTTCCAATGGTGTCACAACAAACTCAGAAGGAAGATATTCTATCTCAGCTCCTCCAGGTGGAACACTTGTCGTCTCGTTTATTGGCTACCAGCGGCAGGAGGTTCCGATTAATAATCGGTCTACTGTAAACATTAATCTGGCGCTGGATGCCCAAGTGTTGGATGAAGTAGTGGTAACAGGTTATACCACGGAGAAAAAAAGAGACATTATTGGTTCAGTCTCAGTGGTTAAACCTACTGAATTATTGCAAACACCCGCAGCCAATTTACAATCGCAGTTACAGGGCCGCGCTGCCGGTGTAACCGTAAGTGGTAACGGGCAACCCGGTGCCACAGCCAAGGTACGTATTCGTGGTTTTGCTTCTTTTGGAAATAACGACCCGCTTTACGTGATAGACGGCGTGCCTACAGAAAACCCTTCTGCACTAAACCCTCAAGATGTTGAGTCGGTACAGGTGCTGAAAGATGCAACTTCAGCCTCTATTTATGGTTCCCGTGCAGCAAATGGTGTAGTAATTGTTACTACGAAGCGTGGTAAAGCCGGTACTTCCAGTATTTCTGTCGACTCCTATACAGGTGTGCAGGTAATCCCCAAAAGCTCTATGCCGAAAATGATCAGTACAGAGCAGTATGGGCAATACCTGTGGACGGCAGCCAGAAACGGAGGAACACCTTTTGGAGTTGCTGACGACGAAGGTAACGTAAGAGGATCCAGAATTTATGGTAACGGGTTGTCGCCGGTTGTTCCCGGTTACTTGATAGTTAGTCCTGGCTTTTCAGGAGGTGTACCGGCAGGAGACCCAAGAGCAAATCCTAACCTTTACAACATTGGGCCTGGTGGTTTTTATCAGATCATCCAGACCAGTCCGGGCACGAACTGGTTCGATGAAATAACACGGGCTGCCGTAATTCAAAGCCACCAGATAAGTGCTTCCGGCGGCTCTGAAAAAGGAACTTACTCCTTAGGCGTAAACTACTTTAACCAGGAAGGTACTATCATCCATACTGGTTATGACCGAGCTTCTGTAAGAGCGAATACTACGTTTAACCCAGTTAATAGAGTACGAGTGGGAGAGAACCTGCAGGTTACCTATGAAACCAGGCAAGGTGGTGGTGAAGCTGGTGAGGGTGGTGCATGGGCACAAGCCTATCGTATGATGCCTTATCTGCCGGTTTACGATATAAATGGCGGCTTTGCTGGTAATGGTGTTGGGGAGTCGGGTAATGGTAGTAGCCCGGTGGCAAACCTTTACAGAGGCAAAGACAACCAGAACAATGGGTTTAAGATATTTGGTAATGCGTTTGCCGAAGTAGATATTTTAGATGGTTTAACAGCCAGGTCTTCTTTCGGTATTGACTACAACAATAACTACAACAATAACTATGTAGCTATTACGTATGAAAGATCTGAGAACCAGACCGAAGACTCATTTACAGAGAATTATGGTTATTTGAATACCTGGACCTGGACCAACACTCTGAACTACAACAAAACTTTAGGCGAAAACCATAATATAAAAGTTTTAGCAGGTGTGGAAGCTGTAAAAAGCACAGGCCGTGGCATCACCGGGCGAAATACGAACTATGATTTCGGCGTTGATCCTGAATTCAGATCTATCCAGACAGGTACAGGCACTATCACGGCTTCAACTTATAATTTAGGCAGATCCTCTCTCTACTCCTTGTTTGGTCGTATCGACTATGGTTTCAGAGATAAGTACTTGTTTAATGCAACGGTTCGCCGCGATGCTTCTTCTAAGTTCGGACCAGAAGCCAGAGTCGGTGTTTTCCCTGCTGTAGGTGCCGCCTGGAGAATTTCGGATGAAGCCTTTATGCAAGGTCTTTCCTTTTTATCAGAGTTGAAAATCAGAGGTGGCTGGGGCCAGATGGGTAGCCAGCGAAACCTGGATGCCAATAACCAGTTTAGTACCTTCTTCTCACAGCCCGGAGCGTCCTGGTATCCAATTAACGGACAGAATAATTCTGCTACAGTTGGCTACAGACAACAACGCTTGGGTAACACCAGCACGAAGTGGGAAACAACCGAAACAACTAACCTGGGTATTGATGCATCGTTCTTCAATGGTCGGTTTAATGTAACTCTAGAAGGCTACAATGTGGTAACAAAAGATCTTTTAATGGAGCAGGTTCGAAATGGTCTGATGCCGGATATCACCATGCCTAGAATAAACATTGGTGAAATGCGGAACAGGGGCTTTGACCTGACTTTGGGAACCACAGGGAATTTTGCCAGCGATTTCAGGTATGATGCTAGTTTGAACTTTACACATTATACAAATGAGTTAACCAGAATGGCTGAATCTGGTGCAATTATTTACCGCAGCACAAACTCTAACAGGTTGAATAACATCATCGCAATTCAGGAAGGATATCCAATTTCATCCTTCTATGGCTACCAGATTGATGGTATATACCAGAATCAGGCAGAGGTAGATGCCGGTCCTATTACTGATAACAAATGGGTAGGCTCCTGGAGAATCAAGGATATTAACAACGACGGAAGAATAGATGATAACGACAGAGCTGTTATCGGCAATCCGATTCCTAAGTTCCAGATGGGCTCCAATCTGTCTTTAGCCTATAAGAACTTCGATATCTCAACTTTTCTGTTCTGGAACTATGGCAACGATCTGTATAACTTCACCAAGTGGTATACAGACTTGAGAGGCTTTGTGGGCGGTGTAAGTACCAGGGTGCTGGAAAATTCCTGGTCTGAAACCAACAGGGGAGGTACCTTGCCTATTATAAGCAATGCAGATAACTATTCTTCTACTATTTCTACAGATTACTATGTAGAAAAAGGTTCTTATTTAAGAATGAGAACGCTGCAATTAGGATATACACTTCCTACGGCTGTTGCTAATAAAATACACCTGAATAACCTAAGAGTATACCTGCAGGGGCAGAACCTTTTCACCGTAACCAATTATACTGGTGCAGATCCTGATATCAGTATAGTAGGCGATAACAATTCAACAGCTGATGACCAGTTTATGGGGGTTGACCAAGCCAATTATCCTAATTCCAGGCAGTTCATTTTCGGGATTAATTTCGGCTTCTAG
- a CDS encoding acyltransferase family protein, translating to MNQTTLTNPLRADGLLQENAFQRYLSLDVLRGLTIALMIVVNTPGSWSTIYAPFRHAAWHGFTVTDLVFPTFLFVVGNAMSFSMRKFEKQGNGAFLQKVLKRTALIFLIGLFLNAYPFFQVTDEGFRWIDFAGIRLMGVLQRIALCYGIAALAIRFFKTKGALMLGIALLLLYWGILYTAGDQPDPYSLEGNAALKLDLLIFPVANLYKGYGIPFDPEGLLSTMPAVVNVIAGYLAGLFVQARGNNSRTLLALAVSGAVLTAVALLWDIALPVNKPIWTSSYVVLTVGLDLLLLAVLMLVIEVLQLKGWTYFFEVFGRNPLFIYAMSGMVIKTMSMIRLNGQGLSGWVYDRFYLSWAEGNNASLLFAVSYMLLMWMIGYVLDKRRIYIKV from the coding sequence ATGAACCAGACAACTTTAACCAATCCTTTGCGGGCAGATGGCCTTCTGCAGGAGAATGCATTTCAGAGATACCTGTCTTTAGATGTGTTACGGGGCTTAACCATCGCACTGATGATCGTTGTAAATACACCCGGAAGCTGGAGTACCATTTATGCACCTTTCCGTCATGCGGCCTGGCACGGGTTCACAGTTACAGATCTCGTGTTTCCAACTTTTTTGTTTGTGGTCGGCAATGCGATGAGTTTTAGCATGCGCAAATTTGAAAAGCAAGGGAATGGTGCTTTTCTGCAGAAGGTCCTTAAGCGCACAGCACTTATTTTTCTGATAGGCCTTTTCTTAAATGCTTATCCCTTTTTCCAGGTAACAGATGAAGGTTTTAGATGGATAGACTTTGCGGGCATACGTCTCATGGGCGTACTGCAAAGAATTGCGCTGTGTTATGGAATAGCTGCCCTGGCCATCAGGTTTTTTAAAACCAAGGGAGCCTTGATGCTGGGCATAGCATTACTATTGCTGTACTGGGGGATTCTGTATACGGCAGGTGATCAGCCGGATCCATATAGCCTGGAAGGTAATGCTGCTTTAAAACTGGACTTGTTGATTTTTCCGGTTGCTAATCTCTATAAAGGCTATGGTATCCCATTCGATCCTGAGGGCTTGCTCAGCACGATGCCTGCTGTGGTTAATGTTATCGCGGGTTATCTGGCTGGACTGTTTGTACAAGCCAGAGGCAACAATAGCAGAACACTACTGGCGTTGGCTGTTTCAGGAGCTGTGCTGACAGCGGTAGCCTTGCTTTGGGATATAGCCTTGCCTGTTAACAAGCCAATCTGGACAAGCTCTTATGTGGTGCTAACTGTTGGCCTAGACCTGTTATTGCTGGCGGTGCTTATGCTTGTAATAGAAGTATTGCAGTTAAAAGGCTGGACCTATTTTTTCGAGGTGTTTGGACGCAATCCATTGTTTATCTATGCCATGTCGGGTATGGTTATAAAAACGATGAGTATGATACGCCTGAATGGACAGGGGTTAAGCGGGTGGGTCTATGACCGCTTTTACCTTTCCTGGGCTGAAGGAAACAATGCCTCTTTGCTTTTTGCCGTTTCTTATATGCTGCTTATGTGGATGATCGGTTATGTGCTGGATAAGCGAAGGATTTATATAAAGGTGTAG
- a CDS encoding ChbG/HpnK family deacetylase — protein MKKHSCILLLLAAILFIAIPSSAQKTPGKLPDLLLRVDDIGMNHAVNTAAQQLAESGIPFSTSVMFACPWYQEAVSILKNHPHVTVGVHLTLNAEWRNYRWGPVTGREAVPSLVDSDGYFLPSIEAFLQSNYKLEEVEKELTAQVERALSSGLKITYLDPHMGMAIATPELRAIVEKLAQKYRLAISTYFGEDYKSMWSVPVAVKKQEFMLHVNNLKAGKTNLVELHIAHATPEMDVLVDMNSSLMNTAEGTPQASQHRKTELEMLLSPEFRTLIGKKFNLVTYSDLARVPGISAMKRPI, from the coding sequence ATGAAAAAGCACTCCTGTATACTTTTGCTGTTAGCAGCTATTTTGTTTATCGCAATTCCCTCATCAGCTCAAAAAACTCCTGGCAAGCTCCCGGACCTGCTCTTGCGGGTGGATGACATCGGGATGAACCATGCAGTAAATACAGCTGCTCAACAATTGGCAGAAAGTGGCATTCCTTTTTCAACTTCTGTTATGTTTGCCTGCCCTTGGTACCAGGAAGCTGTGTCTATCCTTAAAAATCATCCGCATGTTACTGTAGGGGTTCATCTTACACTTAATGCCGAATGGCGCAACTACCGCTGGGGACCTGTTACAGGCAGAGAAGCTGTACCAAGCCTGGTTGATAGCGACGGGTATTTTCTGCCCTCAATCGAAGCATTTCTGCAGAGCAATTACAAGTTAGAAGAAGTAGAAAAAGAACTGACGGCACAAGTTGAAAGGGCACTGTCATCGGGTCTTAAAATAACGTACCTCGACCCACACATGGGGATGGCTATTGCTACTCCTGAGCTCAGAGCCATTGTTGAGAAGCTGGCACAAAAGTACAGGCTGGCCATTTCAACATACTTTGGTGAAGATTATAAATCCATGTGGTCTGTACCTGTAGCAGTAAAGAAGCAGGAATTTATGCTGCACGTTAACAACCTAAAAGCAGGGAAAACAAACCTGGTTGAATTGCATATTGCTCACGCAACCCCAGAAATGGACGTTTTGGTTGATATGAACAGCAGCCTGATGAATACAGCTGAGGGAACTCCACAGGCCAGCCAGCATCGTAAAACAGAATTAGAGATGCTTCTCTCGCCTGAATTCAGAACCTTGATAGGAAAAAAATTCAATCTAGTTACTTACAGCGATCTGGCAAGAGTTCCTGGCATCAGCGCCATGAAAAGACCTATATAA
- a CDS encoding vanadium-dependent haloperoxidase, whose translation MRNGLHLIFLLAVAALWGCEEKHDVAALDKFSKKQLTIWNDHLSEVIIKDIFTPPVASRIYAYPNIAAYEALVPGNTAYKSLAGQLNELTPVPQPDTSEEIYYPVSSVIAFSTVGKKLVLVEANMQKYEDEYLEEIQKIGIREEVLKNSIAYGRQVGEHILAWSKADHYKETRALTRHFISKSIDVWQPTAPDYMPAVEPHWNKMRPFVIDSAAAFRYDNPMAFDSTATSALYKEAMEVYNTVNNIDEEKLLIARFWDDNPNVSYTKGHVTYFKQKLTPPGHWMSIANLAIRRSNLNMMEAAETYVFVTTAIADGFISCWDSKFKYNSIRPDTYIDRYIDENWEPILQTPPFPEFPSGHSVISAAAAAVLTHKFGDSFTYVDSTQMAIGLPPRQFNSFNEAAYEVGESRVYGGIHFRPACLKGAEQGKAIGELVYDRLKTRKTDHTAAL comes from the coding sequence ATGAGAAACGGTTTACATCTGATATTTTTATTGGCTGTTGCTGCTTTGTGGGGCTGCGAAGAAAAACACGATGTGGCTGCGCTGGATAAATTTTCTAAAAAGCAATTAACAATCTGGAACGATCATTTAAGCGAAGTGATCATAAAAGATATTTTCACACCGCCAGTAGCCAGCCGGATCTATGCCTACCCCAATATTGCTGCATATGAGGCCCTGGTTCCTGGTAACACAGCTTACAAGTCGTTAGCCGGCCAGTTAAATGAATTAACCCCTGTTCCTCAACCGGATACTTCAGAAGAAATTTACTATCCAGTTTCAAGCGTTATTGCTTTTTCTACTGTTGGCAAGAAGCTGGTTCTGGTAGAAGCAAATATGCAGAAATACGAAGATGAGTACCTGGAGGAAATACAGAAGATTGGCATACGCGAAGAGGTGCTGAAAAATTCCATCGCTTATGGAAGGCAGGTTGGCGAACACATATTAGCCTGGTCGAAAGCCGATCATTATAAAGAGACAAGAGCCCTGACCCGGCACTTTATCTCTAAGAGTATAGACGTGTGGCAACCTACTGCTCCGGACTATATGCCGGCAGTGGAACCACATTGGAATAAGATGCGGCCTTTTGTCATAGATTCTGCTGCTGCCTTCAGGTATGATAATCCCATGGCGTTTGACTCTACTGCTACCTCAGCACTTTATAAAGAAGCCATGGAAGTATATAATACGGTGAATAACATCGACGAAGAAAAATTGCTGATTGCACGATTTTGGGACGACAACCCGAATGTATCCTATACAAAAGGACACGTAACTTATTTTAAACAAAAGCTGACACCTCCGGGCCACTGGATGTCGATTGCTAATCTGGCGATACGCAGAAGTAATCTTAATATGATGGAGGCAGCTGAAACTTACGTTTTTGTTACAACTGCAATTGCCGATGGCTTTATCAGTTGCTGGGATTCTAAATTCAAGTATAATTCTATCAGACCAGACACTTACATTGACCGCTACATCGATGAGAATTGGGAGCCTATTCTGCAAACACCTCCCTTTCCTGAATTTCCGAGTGGGCATAGTGTTATCTCCGCCGCAGCTGCAGCGGTGCTTACCCATAAATTTGGCGATTCTTTTACTTATGTCGATTCAACCCAAATGGCAATAGGGTTGCCTCCCCGTCAATTTAATTCTTTCAATGAAGCCGCTTACGAAGTAGGGGAAAGCCGGGTATACGGCGGGATACATTTCCGGCCAGCCTGTTTAAAAGGAGCTGAGCAGGGAAAGGCAATAGGTGAACTGGTATACGACAGGTTGAAAACAAGAAAAACGGATCATACGGCTGCTTTATAG
- a CDS encoding RagB/SusD family nutrient uptake outer membrane protein, whose amino-acid sequence MKKNKFYLGITLGSLFMAGIMTACKEEFLELDPIGAYSESSLTNKKGVEGMLIATYAALDGRPETQATGSTNWIMGSVAADDANKGSEAADFNTINPIELYQQTPSNVVINDKWRGAVDGIGMANQVLRTLKLITDASAADAARIEGEARFLRAFFHMEGKKVFDKGFPWIPETAVTNEDYKAITNQADIWPQIEADFRFAMENLPPTQADRGRANKWAAAAFLGKALIYQKKYAEALTILKDVMANGTNAQGTKYALNPNYGANFRVATKNSAETVFVIQYAINDGAGNNSNANYEQNLNFPHGGSGDRPGGCCGFFQPSQALVNSYMTDAATGLPRRTPYATNGVTSDYQRTSSQPFTPYAGTLDPRLDHTVGRRGIQYLDWGAHPGRNWIRDINNGGPYSPKKNVHSRAELTGGSAGTGSWGQPANALSFPVMRYADVILLTAEAEAQAGSLSNATDLVNIVRERAGSQETIEGIYMVGSNTEGPVANYKVGLYTTPFASKDAAMTAIMEERRLELAMEGHRKFDLVRWGIAAQTLNAYASFEKTYVPKFTNAQFSANQDEFMPVPELVINTSRLSSGQFNLKQNEGYQ is encoded by the coding sequence ATGAAGAAGAATAAATTCTATTTAGGAATAACATTAGGTTCTTTGTTTATGGCAGGAATAATGACTGCCTGTAAAGAAGAATTTCTGGAGCTTGATCCCATCGGTGCCTATTCTGAAAGTTCTTTAACCAATAAAAAAGGTGTTGAAGGAATGTTGATAGCAACTTATGCAGCTCTAGATGGCCGCCCTGAAACACAAGCTACTGGATCAACTAATTGGATAATGGGTAGTGTTGCAGCTGATGATGCCAACAAAGGTTCAGAGGCCGCCGACTTTAATACTATTAATCCCATTGAGCTGTATCAGCAAACGCCTAGTAATGTTGTGATAAACGACAAGTGGCGAGGCGCAGTAGATGGGATTGGTATGGCCAACCAGGTTCTGAGAACATTAAAGTTAATTACCGATGCTTCTGCTGCCGATGCGGCACGTATTGAGGGGGAAGCGCGTTTCCTACGTGCCTTCTTTCACATGGAAGGTAAAAAAGTGTTTGATAAAGGCTTTCCCTGGATACCGGAAACTGCCGTTACAAACGAAGACTATAAAGCCATCACCAACCAAGCCGATATCTGGCCTCAGATTGAAGCTGATTTCAGGTTCGCGATGGAAAACCTTCCGCCAACACAGGCTGACAGAGGTCGCGCAAATAAGTGGGCTGCGGCTGCTTTCTTAGGCAAAGCACTGATTTACCAGAAAAAGTATGCAGAGGCACTAACTATTCTTAAAGATGTAATGGCTAATGGGACCAATGCACAGGGAACAAAATATGCATTAAATCCTAACTATGGTGCCAACTTCAGGGTAGCTACAAAAAATAGTGCCGAAACAGTATTTGTCATTCAGTATGCCATTAACGACGGAGCTGGTAACAATTCTAATGCGAACTATGAGCAAAACCTGAATTTCCCACATGGTGGTTCTGGAGACAGACCGGGTGGTTGCTGCGGTTTCTTTCAGCCATCTCAGGCACTGGTTAATTCTTACATGACTGATGCTGCAACAGGTTTACCCAGAAGAACACCGTATGCTACCAATGGTGTCACCAGCGACTATCAGAGAACTTCCTCTCAACCTTTCACGCCGTATGCAGGTACACTTGATCCGCGCCTTGACCATACAGTAGGCCGCCGTGGTATTCAGTACCTGGATTGGGGCGCGCACCCTGGCCGTAACTGGATCCGTGATATTAATAACGGTGGACCATACAGCCCGAAGAAAAACGTGCATTCACGAGCTGAACTAACAGGCGGTAGTGCTGGTACAGGTAGCTGGGGACAGCCAGCCAATGCGCTTAGTTTCCCGGTAATGCGTTATGCAGATGTTATTTTGTTAACTGCTGAAGCCGAAGCACAAGCCGGATCTTTATCTAATGCTACTGATCTGGTGAATATCGTGCGTGAACGTGCCGGAAGCCAGGAGACCATAGAAGGCATTTACATGGTGGGCTCTAATACGGAAGGACCGGTTGCGAACTATAAAGTGGGTTTATATACGACACCATTTGCCTCTAAAGATGCAGCCATGACAGCTATCATGGAAGAGCGCCGGTTGGAGTTGGCAATGGAAGGACATCGTAAATTTGACTTAGTGCGCTGGGGCATTGCAGCCCAAACGCTTAATGCCTATGCAAGCTTCGAAAAAACGTATGTGCCGAAGTTTACAAATGCACAATTCTCTGCCAATCAGGATGAATTTATGCCTGTTCCGGAGTTGGTGATCAACACCAGCCGACTCTCTTCAGGCCAGTTTAACCTGAAACAGAACGAAGGTTATCAATAA